AATTGTTAATTTTATGCAGGTTGTTTTTAAACTGGCTTAAAACTTCCATATGATCGGCAATTTCAGTTTCTAAGTGTATCCCATAATAAATGATGTAATTTTTTTTTCTCCAGCTTTCCACTCCATCTTCCAGTTTTCCATACAGGGAAAGATAATCTACCGAAATTACAATTTGCCGCAGGGCAGGCCAGTTGTACTTTTGCAATATGGCCAGATCGTAATTGAGGTACTGCGCCACATAGGCGGCATTGAATGTATTAGGGGCCAGGTATACCGGGTCGATACCGTAATAGATATGGGAATTGCCCAGGTAAAGGGTTTGGATAGCTGTACTATGCTGGTCCAGGTATTCGCTTTTGTATTTATAATCGTTAGGTATTTTGCGCAGCAATACTTCTAAAATGATACCCAATACAAGAACAGGAAGTAAAAAAGCGAGTACACCTTTTATGAAACGGTTCATAATTAAAATTGAAAGTAAATAAATTGTTGTTCACCGCCTGCGAAAAGAAAAATCGCAATCAAAATAGCATAGTAGGTTGCCCACCTGAGTGGCCTTGGCCAGCTTGTGCCAAAATGTGCCAGGGCATATTGCCCTTCGCGGCCCAGCCATTCTACAATTAGAAATACCAATGCAAGTGCCAATAATAGCGGCTTAACATAAGGGACGGTAAACAATGAAGGAGAAAAAATTTCTCCGATATAGGTAAAGGCGGCTTCAACGCTTTCGGCCCTGAAAAAGATCCAGGCAAAAACCGTAAGGCCAAACGTGATGACCATAGCTATAAATTCTCTGGTAGTGGGAAAAATTTTTCCCTGGGCCACAATATCGAGGTGGTTTCTGTTGGTGTTAAAAATGATGGAAGGCATAATGTAGAGTGCGTTTAAGAAACCCCATATGATAAAGGTCCAGTTGGCACCATGCCAAAAGCCGCTTACCAGGAAAATAATAAAGGTATTCCGTATTTTTAGCCACATGCCACCTTTGCTTCCGCCCAATGGTATATACAGATAGTCTCTGAACCACGTAGAGAGCGATATGTGCCACCTTCGCCAGAATTCGGCAATATCCCTCGAAAAGTAAGGGAAACTAAAATTCCTGAGCAGCTCAATACCAAATAACCTGGCCGTACCAAGTGCAATATCAGAGTAGCCAGAGAAATCACAATAAATCTGAAAGGCAAAAAAGATGGCCCCCAGAATATGTGTGCTGCCCGAATAATCGGTATGGTGGTTAAAAATCTGGTTAACATACTCGGCACTTCTGTCTGCAATCACAACCTTTTTAAAAAGCCCCCATAAAATTTGCCGAAGCCCGTCTATTGCCCTCGCATAATCGAAACTTCTTTTTTTCTGGATCTGTGGCAGCAGGTGTGTTGCCCTTTCAATTGGGCCGGCAACCAGCAATGGAAAAAAGCTTACAAATACAGAATAGTCTACAAAATCTTTTTCCGGTTTGATCCTTTCTTTATAAATATCGATAACATACGATAAGCCATGAAAAGTATAAAAAGAAATACCCACCGGAAGGATAACTTTTAATGTCCAGGGGTTAAATGACATGCCGAGTTGCCCTACGGCTTCGGCAAAAGAGCTGATGAAAAAGTTGTAGTATTTAAATACCCCAAGAAAACCCAGGTTAACGGTTATACTTAACCAGAACCAGAATTTCTTCATGCTCTTTTTTTCGGAGGAAGCAATTTTTAAGCCGGTGTAGTAGTCAAGCGCTGTAGAAAATACAAGCAGGAACAAAAATCTCCAGTCCCAGCAGGCATAAAAAAA
This window of the Pedobacter africanus genome carries:
- a CDS encoding MBOAT family O-acyltransferase — encoded protein: MLFNSINFAIFLPIVFVLYWFVTNKNLKAQNILLLVSSYFFYACWDWRFLFLLVFSTALDYYTGLKIASSEKKSMKKFWFWLSITVNLGFLGVFKYYNFFISSFAEAVGQLGMSFNPWTLKVILPVGISFYTFHGLSYVIDIYKERIKPEKDFVDYSVFVSFFPLLVAGPIERATHLLPQIQKKRSFDYARAIDGLRQILWGLFKKVVIADRSAEYVNQIFNHHTDYSGSTHILGAIFFAFQIYCDFSGYSDIALGTARLFGIELLRNFSFPYFSRDIAEFWRRWHISLSTWFRDYLYIPLGGSKGGMWLKIRNTFIIFLVSGFWHGANWTFIIWGFLNALYIMPSIIFNTNRNHLDIVAQGKIFPTTREFIAMVITFGLTVFAWIFFRAESVEAAFTYIGEIFSPSLFTVPYVKPLLLALALVFLIVEWLGREGQYALAHFGTSWPRPLRWATYYAILIAIFLFAGGEQQFIYFQF